The Paraburkholderia caffeinilytica genome segment CGGCCTTCAGGATGATTCCCGTGGTCGCCCAGAAATGCTCGCCGAGCAGCCGGGTCGCGAGTTCGGCGTCGCGGGCCATCGCCGCATCCATCAACTCGCGATGTTCCTTCATCGCGTCACGGTTTTTCTCCGACGTGTGTTGCTCCGCCAGGTTGCGATAGCGCTCCGACTGGTCGTGTAGCAGGCGGCACAGGCGCAGCGTCCAGGGCGACGCGCATCCCGCCACGAGCGCCTCGTGAAACTGCCGGTGCACCGTCGCCCACGCTTCGTGCAGTTCTGGCGAGCTGGGCGGTGGCGTCCTCTGAAGACGGTGGAAGGCGGAGAGCACGTTGGATTCCCAGTCGACACTGCCGCGCGCGAGCGCCAGACGCAATGCGCCGCATTCCACCTCGACGCGCGTCTGCGTGAGGTCCATGAGGTCTTCGCGCGAAACCGGCGTGACGCAGAAGCCGCGCTGATCCTCGGAGTCGACGAGGCCGTCCGTCACAAGGCGCGAGAGCGCCTCACGGATGGCGGTCGCGCCAATGTCGTAGCGCTCGCTGAGCACCTGGATGCGCAGCCGTTCCGCCGGGCGCAATTGTCCGGAAAGGATATCCCCGCGTAAGCGGTCAACGGCAAGCGACGTCAGGCTTTTCCCGCCAGGAGATGACACGGTGTTTTGCATGAAATGAACGATTCCAGGGTGATGAGGCTTGCGACGATTCTCGCCTCGGCAATCCATGTTCGTCAAGATTATGGAATTCCCTATGTTTTATCGATTTTATTTTAGATAATCTTCGATTGTAGATTTTGTAGATTTTATCGGGTGCCGCGGCGCGACGCCGAAGCGGACGTCCCGGTTGACAGAAGAAGGAGACTCTTTCGTGATTACAGTGCAAGACATTGCCTTCGTGCGTTATCAGGTCACCGACCTCGATCGCATGGAGGGCTTTCTGCTCGACTTCGGCCTGCATCGGGCCGCGCGCACCGAAGGCGCGCTCTACATGCGTGCTGCGGGCACCGCCCATCACGCGCATGTGAGCGAACTGGGGGCGGGAAATGCGACCGTCGGCTTCGGACTTTATGCACGCGACGCGGCGGACCTGCAGCGTCTTGCTGCGCATCTCGGCGTGCCGGTGGAAGACAACCCCGAGCCGGGCGGCGGCTGTCGCGTGCGTTTTCGCGACCCGGACGGCTTCGTCATCGACGTTCTGCATGGCGATGCGCGGCACGCGCCTTTGCCCGTGCGTGAGCCGGTCGCGATGAACTTCGGCGGCACGCGGCAGCGTCTGGGGGAGACCGTGCGTCTGACGCCGCGCCCCAGCGCTGTCATGAGGCTCGGGCACGTTGCGCTTCAGGTCCGCGACTTTCCGGCAATGCTGGCGTTCTATCGCGACGTGCTGGGCTTTCGCGTTTCGGACACGTATTGGGCCGGCGCCGAGCAGAACACGATCGCCGCGTTCATGCACTGCGGACTCGGCGGCCAGTGGACGGACCACCATACGGTCGCCCTGATCGCCGCGCAGGACGGCCGCGCCCGCTTCGACCACGCCGCCTTCGAGGTGATGGATATCGACGACGTCATGCTCGGCGGCGAGTACCTGAGGTCGCGCGGTTACCAGCATTCCTGGGGCGTGGGCCGCCATGTCCAGGGCAGCCAGATCTTCGACTACTGGCGCGATCCGTTCGGAAACAAGATCGAGCATTGGACTGACGGCGACCTCGTCAACGACAGCACGCCGGTCGGGCATGCCCCGATGTCTCCCGACGAGTTGCGTCAATGGGCGCCGCCCTTGACGCCCGAATTCTTCGCATGAACCCCATTCCACGACTTTTTCCGTAGGAGCGCTCTGTATGAAACTTGCCCGCTACACCCTTGGCGGTGTCACTACCATCGGCGCCGTTGCCGGCGACCGCGTTGTCGCGTTGACGGAGCTCGACCCCTCGGCCCCCGGCACGATCCGCGAAGTGCTGGCAGCTGGGCCCGCATTGCTGGACCGTCTCGAGCGGGCGCTTGCCGATGCGCGCAGCGGTGTACCGCTTGCGGACGTGAAGCTCGAAGCGCCGATTCCCGATGCCCAGAAGTACCTCGCCATCGGCATGAACTATCACGATCACGCTGAAGAGGCCGCGCGTGCCGGCATACCGGTTCCGGCGCACCAGTTGTGGTTCAACAAGCAGGTGACCTGCATCAACGGGCCGTTCGATCCGATCTGCAAGCCCAAGGTGTCGGACAAGATGGACTACGAGGCGGAACTGGGCGTCGTGATCGGCAGGCGTTGCCGCTATGTGAGCGTCCAGGATGCCGCCAGCGTGGTGGGCGGCTACTTCGTCGCGAACGATGTGACCGCGCGCGACTGGCAGTTCAAAAGCCCGACCTTCACGCTGGGCAAGTCGTTCGACACTCACGGCCCGATCGGACCGTGGATCACCACCGCAGACGAGATTGCCGATCCTCACGCGTTGCAAATGAAGCTGTGGGTGAATGGCGAACTGCGCCAGAGCGCGAGCACGGGCGGCATGATCTACAACATCTGGGAGCAGATTCACGAGCTCTCGCAGGTGATGACGCTCGAGCCCGGCGATCTCATCGCCACGGGCACCTGCGCGAACGTGGGCATTGCGCTTGGCAAGTTTCTCCAGCCCGGCGATGTGGTTCGGGTCGAAATTGACCGGCTCGGTCATATCGAGAACACAGTCGCCGCCGAATCCGTTTGAACAGCAGATACGGCGCATTCCTTAAAAGACAGGAATCCATATAAATGGCATACGAAGTCAATTTGCTGATAGACGGAAGGGTGGTGCCGGCTTCGTCCGGCGCGACCTTTGAGCGCCGCAGTCCGCTTTCCGGCATAGCGGTATCGCATGCCGCCGCGGCCAGCGCGGAAGATGCAACGGCGGCGGTCGCCTCTGCGGCAACAGCGTTTCCGGGGTGGTCCGCTCTCGGTCCCGGCACACGACGAACCCTGCTGACGGCTGCGGCCGCCGCACTGGAGGCGAGGACCGCGCAGTTCGTCGCGGCGATGGCCGCCGAGACGGGCGCGAGCGCCGCATGGGCTGGCTTTAACGTGCAGGTCGCCACGGCCGCGTTGCTCGAAGCCGCGGCGCTCACTACCCAGGTGAGTGGCGAGGTGATCCCATCCGACGTGCCCGGCTGCCTTGCGCTGGCCATACGGCAGCCGGCCGGCGTGGTGCTTGGCATGGCGCCCTGGAACGCCCCCGTGATTCTCGGCGTGCGCGCGATCGCGGTGCCGCTTGCATGCGGCAACACGGTGGTGCTTAAAGGCTCAGAGCTCTGTCCGCACACGCATTGGCTGATCGCCGATGCGTTCCGGGACGCGGGCTTTCCGGCCGGTGCGGTCAATTTCGTCACTCATGCGGCTGCCGACGCAGCGGCAGTAGTTGAAGCGATGATCGGCCACGCGGCGGTGCGCCGCGTGAACTTCACCGGTTCGACGCGAGTGGGGCGCATCGTTGCGTCCACGTGCGCCAGATATCTGAAGCCGGTGGTGCTGGAACTTGGTGGCAAGGCGCCGCTCGTCGTGCTGGACGACGCGGATCTCGACGCCGCGGTGAACGGCGCGGCATTCGGCGCATTCGCCAACTCGGGACAGATTTGCATGTCGACCGAACGCATCATCGTCGACGAAACGATCGCCGATGAGTTCGCCGCACGGCTCGCGACGAAGGCTCGCGCGCTGCCGGTCGGCGATCCGCGCGGCGAGGAGCCCGTGGTGCTGGGATCGGTCATCGACATGAGCACCGTCGAGCGCTGCAACGAGCTCATCGACGATGCGCTGGCGAAGGGCGCAACTTTACTGTGCGGAGGCAAGGCCGAGAACACGCTGATGCCCGCGACGCTGCTCGATCATGTCACACCCGCAATGCGGATCTACAGCGAGGAATCCTTCGGCCCCGTCAAACCCATCGTGCGTGTACGGGGCGTGGAAGATGCAATCGCCTGCGCCAACGACAACGAGTACGGCTTGTCGGCAGCGGTATTCGGCCGCGACGTGGCCCGTGCTTTCGACGTGGCGAGGCGCATCGAGTCGGGCATCTGCCATGTCAACGGACCCACGGTGCACGACGAAGCGCAGATGCCTTTCGGCGGCGTGAAGGCAAGCGGCATGGGGCGCTTCGGCGGCCGGGCCGGCGCGCACGAGTTCACCGAGTTGCGCTGGATCACCATGCAGACCACCCCGCGTCACTACCCATTCTGACCTTTCGATCAAACAGAAGGAGCTATCCGATGACAGTTGAGTTCAAGCCCGGTGTGCGCTATCGCATGCCCGCAGTGTTCGGTCCCGCCCCCGGACCTCGCCAGAAAGCGGACGGCACGCCCTGGAAACCCGAGGAAACGGGCACCATGCACGCGCAATGGATGACGGTGAGCTACCTCACGCACCGCGCACAACTCGAGCGCATTCTGCCTCCGGGCTTCGAGCTGCGCGGCGAGCCTCACGTGCATGTTTCGCTCGCGTATTTCGACAACCTGTATTGGCTGGCGGGCAGAGGTTACGGCATTGCCATGGTCGAAGTGCCGGCCGTCTATGCAGGCAAAGACGAAACGATCGACGGCGCATTCTGCCCCGTCTTGTGGGAAGGCGTACCGGACGCGATTCTGACCGGGCGCGAGGAGTTGGGCTTTCCAAAGCTGTTCGCCGACATTCCCATGCTGCGTGTCGATCACGACGCGGGCGTGGCGGGCGGCGAGGCTTCATGGTTCGACTTCAGGTTCTTCGAGATCGAGCTCGAAGGTCTGACTGAGACCGGCGGCGAAAAAAAGCTTCCCGGACCGGGCGGTGCAGCGCTTTTCTACAAGTACATGCCGCGCACCGGAAGCTTCGGAAGCGGCGGCTGCGATATCGCCTACACGACGACGTCGCAGCCCGTGCAGCAGGCAGCGGGCGACGCCTCGCCGGTTAAATTCAGCGACGCGAACTTCAAGAGATGGAAGGGCAAGACCGGTGCCGTGAAATGGCACCGCGCGACGTTCGAACAACTGCCCACCACGTTTCATGTTGTCAATGGACTCGCGGACCTCGAAATTCTCGATTATGTGGGTGTCGAGATGGTCGAGTTCAGCGCACCGGGCACTGCGGTATCGGCCAATGTGATTCGCCCCGTCGAGCCGATACGCTGAAGCACGGGTTTGCTAGCGCGCCGATGCGCCGCGGTTTGGCGAAGAAACCCGGCGCACGGTTCGTCGCGCGAGCATTGTAGTTGGATCAATACTATTACTACGTTGGAGATAAAGATGCGTCGACGGATTTATGGTTTTCCATTAGGTATCCTGATGTGTTCGGCAGCGTATGCGCAAAGCAGTGTCACGATCTACGGCCTCATTGACGGTGGCATTTCGTACGTATCGAATCAGGGTGGGCATTCGGTCACGAAATTCGATGACGCGATCTATACACCGAACCTGCTCGGCATCGAGGGCACAGAGGATCTCGGCGGAGGAACCAGGGCCATCTTCAAGCTCGAGGATCAGTTCCAGCTCGGTACGGGGGGAATGCTTCAGCAGGGGATCTTCGGCCGCAATGCTTATGTCGGGCTGAAGAACGAGCGATTCGGCCAGTTGACTTTGGGGAACGTGTACGACTTCATGTCCATTTCGCTGACGCAGAAAGGAGACAGTCCGAGTGTGTTCTCTGGCGGGCTGTACAGTTTCGCCGCCGGGCCCTTTCAAAAACTCGGTATTCCGCAGAACGCGACCGGCTGGTTCGACTGGAGTAGAACCAGCGGCATTCCGATGAATAACTCCGTGAAATACGAGTCACCGGTTTTTGCAGGGGTTTCCTTCGGTGCGTTGTATGCGCCGGGCGGCGTGGCGGGATCGTTTGGTTCGAATTCGGCCATGAGTTTTGGCGTGAATTATGGGGCCGGGCCGTTCGGCCTTGGCGCGGCCTACACGGAGAAAAAATATCCCGGCTCGTCCGGCGGGTCGCCGCAGATCCCGATCCGGAACTGGGGAATCGGCGCGCACTACGTTCTTGGCGCGATCTACATGGTTGCAGACATCGTAACCGTCCGCAATCTGTTGTCCGGCGCCGGCGCGTGGGCCGCACAGGCCGGCGCCAGTTGGCATATCACGCCCGCATGGTCGCTCGGCGCGAGCTATATGTATATGAAAGGCAACGAGGTCCTCGACGACAACCACGCGCATCAGATAGGTGCAACGATGAATTACTCATTGTCCAAGCGAACGATGGTGTATGTCGAAGGCATCTATCAACGCGCCAACTCGGGAGCACAGGCTGCGATCAACGGGATCATGGAGTCCTCGGGATCTTCGAGCAACGCTTCTCAGGCGATTGCGCGAATTGGGGTCCATACTGTGTTCTGACATGCGGGGCAGGCGGGCGCTCGTGGCGATTTGCAACCGCCGTTGCCCGCGATAGCTCGCTAACTTCGCATTGGAGAGTAGCTATGGCCAAGCAGGCAGTCTTCATACTCAACAAATTGCTGCTGAGGATACCGACATTTACTCCTCGGACGGCCTTGTCTGATACCGTCAAATCAGTCTGACGGTATCGGCTAAATGGTCGCCCCCGCCGCGAGACTCTGGTCATCCGCCGATCCGATGCTGCCGTTGCTTAAGCCCTGCGACGCCTGGCACCTCTTCCTTCGATGTCGATAGAATTGGACACCTGATCTCGCTACCGCCCTCATCGACGCTTCAGAACTGATCGCCTCAGTCTGACCGCTCAACGCCCTCTAGAACGCCTGAACGATTCCAACCTGTAAGCCCTTGGCAGCCGCACCCGGGTAGGCAAGCGCAAGCCCCGCATTGGCGGCGCCAGCCAGACGATATTGCGCGCGGCGTCGATTGTCCAGCCACGAGAGCGCCGTGTAAACGCTCGTGCGTTTGGACAGCGAGTAGTTGAACATTGCGCTGTACTGGGCGGCTTCATTGCTGCCGTTGCGATCCTGCAAGAATGTATAGCCCAGCGCAACATAGGCGAACGGCGAGAAACTCCAGCGGCCCGAGACTTCGTAGCTGCGGATGTCGATACGTAGATCGTCCCAACTGGCCGAAGCGTAGCCTGCGTAAAGCCGCACCGCGCCGAAGTCGTACGAGCCGCCGGCGAAGGTAGAGCGTTCGGTACTGGTTGCAGTGGCATTGCGAACGCCCTGCATGGCGTACACAGCGGAGATCGCCTGGTTGTCATAGGTCAGCGCGAACTGGTAATTCGATCCGCCTGAGCGAAAGCCGCCAGCATCGCCGAGACCAATATAGCCACTCGCCTGAAAGCCAGCAATTTTCGGCGAAAAGTATGAGACGGTGTTGCTCGTGCGGTAGGTGTACACACTCAGGTTATTGATACCCGAGGCCTGAGTCGCGCCGCCGAACGCGTCGAGCCGGCCCTCATTGAGGAACAGCAGTGAATTCTGCCGCCCTGCGCGCACGCTCCCCCAGTTTCCCGAAGCGCCGATCCACGCCTGGCGGTTGAACATCGAACCAGGCGTGGCGAACGTGCCATCGTTCGAATTGAAGCCATTCTCCAGCGTGAAGTCGATCTTGTTGCCGCCACCCATGTCTTCCGATCCGCGAAAACCAATGCGTGTGCCGTACTGGCCACTGCTGTTCATCGCGGCAGTGTAGCCGTTGCCCGTATTCACGTATTGAACGAAGGTATCGACAATGCCGTACATCGTGACGGACGATTGCGCGTGTGCGGTAGACGCAATCAGGAATGGTAGCGCGAGTAGTGGGGAAAAGTGTTTCAAGTTGTCTCCAGCGATTTTTTAGTATAGGAATGCGAAATATAAAAAACCATGACATCCATAGTGGGCCATGGCGTGGATCAGCGGTGAATCAGTCGGTGGTGGGCGAGAATTGCGTCCAATGTCCTGGGCGGCTCGTTTGTTGCTGATAGGTTTCGACGCAATCGGCCGCAAGTCCAAGCACCTGCTCGGCGCGCTGTCCGCGCCCGCCGAGGTAGGCGTCGAGTTCGGCGATGGCATCGCTCAGTGCTGCGTAGCCGCGGGTGAGTACCGCAGAGGTCATTTCGGTCGCGGCCGCGCCGGCTAGCAGGAAGCGTGCGACATCGAGCCCGTTGCGCGCGCCATTCGTCGCGATGAGAGGAAACGTCGTGCCCACGCGGCGCCGCGTGAGCGAGATCCAGCGTGCCGTGAGCGGCAGCGCCCAGCCGCCGCCGACTGCGGCGTTCGTGCCGAGCACAGGACGTTGCGTGTCGAGATCGGGCAGGAAACCCATGAAGCGGCCCATCAGAATGACGGCGTCCGCGCCGCCCGCCTGCGCGGCAACCGCGATTCCCGCGACGTCTTCGCTCTGGCCGGTCAGCTTGATCCATAACGGCAGCGTCGTGCTCGCGCGTAGCCGCGCGACGATGCGGGTAATGCGCTCGGCGTCGCGCTCCAGCCGGATCGCCCCTTGTGCCGCTTCCTCTCCGTGCGGCGCGCCGATGTTCACTTCGAGCACGCGCAGCCCAGCCTGCTCGATCTGCGCGGCAAAGCGCGCGCATTGCTCGAGATCGCTCAGAATCAGGCTCGGAATCACGTAGCTGTCGCTTGCGCGCGCCTCGCGATCGAGCGCGGCAAGCTCGTCGACCCAACCGTCGAAGCTGCGTTGCAGGAGGCCCGAGCGACAAAAGAGCGTGGCGTCCTGCGAGTCCGCTTCATGCCACTTCACCGGATTCCAGTGCCCGTCGAGCAGCGCGTAGTCAGTGCGGTCGAGCTGATCTTTAGCGGCTTGCGACTCGTTCGTCGATTTGGCGACAACCGCGCCCGCGCCATGGCGCAGTGCGGCGCGAATGGCGTCGCCGGTCATCGTATGCTCACCGGCGCCACAGATCACGGGGTTCTTGAGGGCGAGCGCGCCAACGCGGCTCTCCAGTCGGTTGCTTGTCATGCTTTGGGCTTGTTCCCTTTCTTGCGATGCGCCGCGAGCGTGTGTTCATACGCATCGCCGTTCATGCGTGCGCTGAGTGCGGCGGCGGCGGTCTGGACGTGCTGGAGCATCGTCGGGTCGGGCGGCGACACGACCTCGCCGCTCGATCCCACGATACCGATCGTACCCAGCACCACGTTGTTCATGCCGAAGATCGGGCAGCACAGCGCGTTGATGCCGAACGTCACTTCGCCGTCCGCGTCATCGTAGAGGCGTGCGCGAATCAGTTTCAGACGGGCGGCGAGCTCGGCAGGGTCGGTCATCGTGTTCGGCGTAAGCCGCAGCATCTTGCGACGCATCACGCGCTGCTGACTCGCTTCGTCGGCGAACGCGAGCACGATACGGCCCTGTGCCGAGCAATAGGGCTGCACGCGATTGCCCGGCTTCACCGAAATGCACACGTTCGCTTTCGACTCGACCGTCGCGACGACCAGTGCCGTGTCGTTCGTCGCGACCGAAAGCAGGGCGGTCTGGCCCGTCGCGTCGCGAATCTGCGTGAGATACGGATCGGCGAGCGTGCGCAAGTCGAACTGCTCACTGGCGGCCGCACCGTAAATCACAAGCCGTGCGCCGAGCCGGTACTTCTCGCTGACCGGATCCTGCTCCACCACGCCGAGCTGGCGCAGCGAAGCGAGATGCCGGTACACCCGTGGCTTCGGTTCCTCGACGATCTGCGCGAGCTCGGTCACGCCCATTGGCCGGCGCGCCGACGACATCTCGTCGAGCAGCCTGAATACGATCCCGACCGATTCCAGCACGGCCGGACCTTCGCTCGCTTCCTGAATGCCTGCCTTCTGTGTTGCCATTGATTGATTCTCCGGTTGTGGCCCGGGGCGGTTCAGATTCCCATCAGCCGGGCGGCGTTGCCTGACGTCATTTTACGGATGTCCGCCTCGCTGTAGCCAATGTCGAGCGCCGTGCGTATCACGCTGCGGAACCCGTCACCGATGGTCGGGTTGCCTTTCTGTCCCAGATCGGAGCCGAGAATCGTCAGATCGACCGTGCCTGCCTCGATCACCTGACCGAGGAAATCGGGATCGTAGAACTTGAATTTCGAGCCCGGCACCCACATGCACATCGAGTGTTCCATAAAGACACTTTCGCTCGCGAGCTGACGCATATGATCGAGTGTGGCGTCGACGACGTAAGTTGGGTGGTTCACGAGCAGACGTTTCACGCCGCGTTTGCGGGCTTCCTCGAACAGCGGAAAGATCTCGGCAATGTTGAGGTGGCCGCCCGAGAGCACGACATCCGCTTCGGCGATCAGGTCGAGAATCGCAAGCACTTCGTCCTTGAGCTTGCCGTCGTCGTCGAGCACCGTGAGCGGAATCGGCTGTAGCATGCGCTGCGTCGTCTGGGGAAATTTCTGGTCGAACTGCTTGTCCTGATGATGGTGCGCGATGTGGTTCTTCGACGAGAACGTGGGCATCCACACGAGATTCGCGCCGAGCTTCAGGCCGTGCTCGACTGCGTGCACGTTCAGACCGCCGACTGCATTGTTAAGCGGTACGCCCGAGAGCACCTGCACGCCGGAGTCGGCGAAATGCCTGTTGAGCAGATACGAAACCGGTGTGCACGAGTAGTAGTGATCCTTCAGCAGCACGGCCCTGAGACCGGCAGCGGATGCTTCGCGGATCGCCTCGACGTGATCGAGATAGCGGGCCATTACGGACGGCCCGCTATGGCAATGCAGATCGATCGCTCCTTGCATGAGGCGGTCGATTTGCGTGTCCTGTTCAGTCTTGTCGAGTTCAAGCGTGGTGTCGTTCATGGGAATTCCTTTCAGAGTGCGGCGCGCACGGCCTGTGCGGCCTGACGCCAACCGGCGCGCATCATGGACTGATCCGAGCCGATAATAAAAAACGAGGCGCCCGCAGCGCGCCATTCGGGCACGCTCGCGACATCGCCGAGAAAGAGGCCGCCGGCCTTGCCGGCGCCGCTGGCCGAGCCGAGCGCGGCGCGGGTGGCTTCGGCTACGGTGGAGTCGTCGAGATCGAAAGTGCGCAGCGAGACCGAGAGGTCGGCGCGCCCGACGAACAGGCAATCGACCCCGTCCACGGCCGCGATGGCATCGAGATGCGCGAGTGCATCCTCGTCCTCGATCTGGCAGATCACGCTCACCGCTTCGTCTTGCCGCGCGATGTGCTCGCGCATCGGCACGGCGCCGTAATTGCCGGCACGCGCCGAGTTCGAGAAGCCGCGCACGCCGCGGGCATAACGCGTGCAGGCGACGATTTCGGCGGCTTGCGCGGCGCTCTTCACGTGCGGCACGAGAACGCCTTCTGCCCCCATGTCGAGCACTTGCAGCAGCGTGGCGGCGCGCGTATCCGGTACGCGCACAAGGCCCGCCAAGCCCGCGGCGCGGCACGCCATCAGGCAGGCGTCGAGGTCGGCGGCGCTGAACGCTGCGTGTTCCGCATCGATCACGACCGCGTCGAGACCCGCCGCGCCCGCCACTTCCACGGGTTGATAGTGGCCGGTCTTGATGAATGAACTGACGAGCAGTGAGCCCGAACGCAGGCGACTGCGGAACGTTTCAGCGCTCACGCCGATTCCCCCGTCTGGGCGGGCGATTTTGCAAACTCGCTCGCCTGGTAATCGACCAGATGACGATAGTCTTCCCGCAGCGGCGCGAATACGTCGAGATTCAGCACGACTTCGCCGCCGATCGGCTCCGCGTAGTGCATGACGTGCGGCGGGATGCGGATCATCGTGCCGGGGCCGCCTTCGATCACGTCGTCACCGAGATGAAAGCGCACGCGACCCTGCACGATCAACACGAGCTGCTCAAACGTGTGGCTGTGCGGGAACACCTGCATGCCGGGCGTGAGCCAGTTCATCACGCACATGACGTCGTCACCGCGGAAGCCC includes the following:
- a CDS encoding GntR family transcriptional regulator; the protein is MQNTVSSPGGKSLTSLAVDRLRGDILSGQLRPAERLRIQVLSERYDIGATAIREALSRLVTDGLVDSEDQRGFCVTPVSREDLMDLTQTRVEVECGALRLALARGSVDWESNVLSAFHRLQRTPPPSSPELHEAWATVHRQFHEALVAGCASPWTLRLCRLLHDQSERYRNLAEQHTSEKNRDAMKEHRELMDAAMARDAELATRLLGEHFWATTGIILKAAFNDDATSGGAGRRGVRKKQSP
- a CDS encoding VOC family protein, whose protein sequence is MITVQDIAFVRYQVTDLDRMEGFLLDFGLHRAARTEGALYMRAAGTAHHAHVSELGAGNATVGFGLYARDAADLQRLAAHLGVPVEDNPEPGGGCRVRFRDPDGFVIDVLHGDARHAPLPVREPVAMNFGGTRQRLGETVRLTPRPSAVMRLGHVALQVRDFPAMLAFYRDVLGFRVSDTYWAGAEQNTIAAFMHCGLGGQWTDHHTVALIAAQDGRARFDHAAFEVMDIDDVMLGGEYLRSRGYQHSWGVGRHVQGSQIFDYWRDPFGNKIEHWTDGDLVNDSTPVGHAPMSPDELRQWAPPLTPEFFA
- a CDS encoding fumarylacetoacetate hydrolase family protein — its product is MKLARYTLGGVTTIGAVAGDRVVALTELDPSAPGTIREVLAAGPALLDRLERALADARSGVPLADVKLEAPIPDAQKYLAIGMNYHDHAEEAARAGIPVPAHQLWFNKQVTCINGPFDPICKPKVSDKMDYEAELGVVIGRRCRYVSVQDAASVVGGYFVANDVTARDWQFKSPTFTLGKSFDTHGPIGPWITTADEIADPHALQMKLWVNGELRQSASTGGMIYNIWEQIHELSQVMTLEPGDLIATGTCANVGIALGKFLQPGDVVRVEIDRLGHIENTVAAESV
- a CDS encoding aldehyde dehydrogenase — translated: MAYEVNLLIDGRVVPASSGATFERRSPLSGIAVSHAAAASAEDATAAVASAATAFPGWSALGPGTRRTLLTAAAAALEARTAQFVAAMAAETGASAAWAGFNVQVATAALLEAAALTTQVSGEVIPSDVPGCLALAIRQPAGVVLGMAPWNAPVILGVRAIAVPLACGNTVVLKGSELCPHTHWLIADAFRDAGFPAGAVNFVTHAAADAAAVVEAMIGHAAVRRVNFTGSTRVGRIVASTCARYLKPVVLELGGKAPLVVLDDADLDAAVNGAAFGAFANSGQICMSTERIIVDETIADEFAARLATKARALPVGDPRGEEPVVLGSVIDMSTVERCNELIDDALAKGATLLCGGKAENTLMPATLLDHVTPAMRIYSEESFGPVKPIVRVRGVEDAIACANDNEYGLSAAVFGRDVARAFDVARRIESGICHVNGPTVHDEAQMPFGGVKASGMGRFGGRAGAHEFTELRWITMQTTPRHYPF
- a CDS encoding acetoacetate decarboxylase family protein produces the protein MTVEFKPGVRYRMPAVFGPAPGPRQKADGTPWKPEETGTMHAQWMTVSYLTHRAQLERILPPGFELRGEPHVHVSLAYFDNLYWLAGRGYGIAMVEVPAVYAGKDETIDGAFCPVLWEGVPDAILTGREELGFPKLFADIPMLRVDHDAGVAGGEASWFDFRFFEIELEGLTETGGEKKLPGPGGAALFYKYMPRTGSFGSGGCDIAYTTTSQPVQQAAGDASPVKFSDANFKRWKGKTGAVKWHRATFEQLPTTFHVVNGLADLEILDYVGVEMVEFSAPGTAVSANVIRPVEPIR
- a CDS encoding porin; amino-acid sequence: MRRRIYGFPLGILMCSAAYAQSSVTIYGLIDGGISYVSNQGGHSVTKFDDAIYTPNLLGIEGTEDLGGGTRAIFKLEDQFQLGTGGMLQQGIFGRNAYVGLKNERFGQLTLGNVYDFMSISLTQKGDSPSVFSGGLYSFAAGPFQKLGIPQNATGWFDWSRTSGIPMNNSVKYESPVFAGVSFGALYAPGGVAGSFGSNSAMSFGVNYGAGPFGLGAAYTEKKYPGSSGGSPQIPIRNWGIGAHYVLGAIYMVADIVTVRNLLSGAGAWAAQAGASWHITPAWSLGASYMYMKGNEVLDDNHAHQIGATMNYSLSKRTMVYVEGIYQRANSGAQAAINGIMESSGSSSNASQAIARIGVHTVF
- a CDS encoding porin, translated to MKHFSPLLALPFLIASTAHAQSSVTMYGIVDTFVQYVNTGNGYTAAMNSSGQYGTRIGFRGSEDMGGGNKIDFTLENGFNSNDGTFATPGSMFNRQAWIGASGNWGSVRAGRQNSLLFLNEGRLDAFGGATQASGINNLSVYTYRTSNTVSYFSPKIAGFQASGYIGLGDAGGFRSGGSNYQFALTYDNQAISAVYAMQGVRNATATSTERSTFAGGSYDFGAVRLYAGYASASWDDLRIDIRSYEVSGRWSFSPFAYVALGYTFLQDRNGSNEAAQYSAMFNYSLSKRTSVYTALSWLDNRRRAQYRLAGAANAGLALAYPGAAAKGLQVGIVQAF
- a CDS encoding dihydroorotate dehydrogenase; its protein translation is MTSNRLESRVGALALKNPVICGAGEHTMTGDAIRAALRHGAGAVVAKSTNESQAAKDQLDRTDYALLDGHWNPVKWHEADSQDATLFCRSGLLQRSFDGWVDELAALDREARASDSYVIPSLILSDLEQCARFAAQIEQAGLRVLEVNIGAPHGEEAAQGAIRLERDAERITRIVARLRASTTLPLWIKLTGQSEDVAGIAVAAQAGGADAVILMGRFMGFLPDLDTQRPVLGTNAAVGGGWALPLTARWISLTRRRVGTTFPLIATNGARNGLDVARFLLAGAAATEMTSAVLTRGYAALSDAIAELDAYLGGRGQRAEQVLGLAADCVETYQQQTSRPGHWTQFSPTTD
- a CDS encoding IclR family transcriptional regulator — encoded protein: MATQKAGIQEASEGPAVLESVGIVFRLLDEMSSARRPMGVTELAQIVEEPKPRVYRHLASLRQLGVVEQDPVSEKYRLGARLVIYGAAASEQFDLRTLADPYLTQIRDATGQTALLSVATNDTALVVATVESKANVCISVKPGNRVQPYCSAQGRIVLAFADEASQQRVMRRKMLRLTPNTMTDPAELAARLKLIRARLYDDADGEVTFGINALCCPIFGMNNVVLGTIGIVGSSGEVVSPPDPTMLQHVQTAAAALSARMNGDAYEHTLAAHRKKGNKPKA
- a CDS encoding DUF6282 family protein, producing MNDTTLELDKTEQDTQIDRLMQGAIDLHCHSGPSVMARYLDHVEAIREASAAGLRAVLLKDHYYSCTPVSYLLNRHFADSGVQVLSGVPLNNAVGGLNVHAVEHGLKLGANLVWMPTFSSKNHIAHHHQDKQFDQKFPQTTQRMLQPIPLTVLDDDGKLKDEVLAILDLIAEADVVLSGGHLNIAEIFPLFEEARKRGVKRLLVNHPTYVVDATLDHMRQLASESVFMEHSMCMWVPGSKFKFYDPDFLGQVIEAGTVDLTILGSDLGQKGNPTIGDGFRSVIRTALDIGYSEADIRKMTSGNAARLMGI
- a CDS encoding HpcH/HpaI aldolase family protein is translated as MSAETFRSRLRSGSLLVSSFIKTGHYQPVEVAGAAGLDAVVIDAEHAAFSAADLDACLMACRAAGLAGLVRVPDTRAATLLQVLDMGAEGVLVPHVKSAAQAAEIVACTRYARGVRGFSNSARAGNYGAVPMREHIARQDEAVSVICQIEDEDALAHLDAIAAVDGVDCLFVGRADLSVSLRTFDLDDSTVAEATRAALGSASGAGKAGGLFLGDVASVPEWRAAGASFFIIGSDQSMMRAGWRQAAQAVRAAL